From bacterium, the proteins below share one genomic window:
- a CDS encoding PH domain-containing protein, whose protein sequence is MAKSSTTQTSSEITLSKRAFWYFFGYHAWQVIKKFGLWTVIATAAGTSVNLIRTAKIFGMSDGELGLAFLRPAPYVAACFVTAVVLHGMIRGLISTLSTKYRLTPQGVMLELGWLTRTTTVVSFEQIQRMTIVSNPYDRLLKAAYINLDLIGGANSIQLEAIDKTSVEDLYDVLANARMQALRTVALNTLELERKLVEPEKKARKRTGYRTATEKQTTTYKKPAPKKVAKKPTAKAAPKKSPRSRAAKSKRATSRAARQSQPVST, encoded by the coding sequence ATGGCAAAATCCTCGACAACACAAACCTCATCCGAGATCACGCTATCGAAGCGCGCCTTCTGGTATTTTTTCGGCTACCACGCTTGGCAAGTCATCAAGAAATTCGGGCTCTGGACGGTCATCGCGACTGCAGCTGGCACGAGTGTGAATCTTATTCGTACCGCTAAGATCTTCGGCATGTCGGATGGCGAGCTAGGATTAGCGTTCTTGCGGCCAGCCCCTTACGTCGCGGCTTGCTTCGTGACGGCCGTCGTGCTCCATGGCATGATTCGCGGCCTCATCTCGACGCTCAGTACCAAATACCGCCTGACGCCACAGGGTGTGATGCTCGAGCTCGGCTGGCTAACTCGGACTACGACCGTGGTAAGCTTCGAGCAAATCCAGCGTATGACCATCGTCTCAAATCCATACGATCGTCTCTTGAAGGCGGCGTATATCAATCTTGACCTCATCGGTGGTGCGAATAGCATCCAGCTTGAAGCGATCGACAAGACCTCGGTCGAAGATCTGTATGACGTGCTCGCAAACGCACGTATGCAAGCCCTGCGCACCGTGGCGCTCAATACCCTCGAGCTGGAGCGTAAACTCGTTGAGCCGGAGAAGAAGGCTCGGAAGCGCACTGGCTATCGTACGGCAACCGAGAAGCAAACTACTACTTACAAGAAGCCTGCGCCGAAAAAAGTTGCCAAGAAACCAACTGCGAAAGCCGCGCCGAAGAAATCTCCTCGCTCGCGAGCTGCAAAATCAAAACGAGCTACCTCGAGGGCAGC